agagcaacctagtacaatcaaggcttactccagaagtcgggatagacgaggacaatggagaaacaacaagataatgattatccaaaacatggcgtatgaccaacagattcagaaacaggagactgagaagtcaaacatcgtgaaccctaagatcaAACTAACCgagggtagacttgaacttcttcgaaaaccagatcctttcttctcagattacaccatcgccTCTGTTagacgaacctagttccacaatgatgactggatctcgtagctctgctttggattcgagagggatggggatgaagaagaagagaaaggaccaagggcatcttatagtggcgaacggagatggggcgcagcgcaccggaagtggagacggcatggatgggatacactgccggttcacgctgtggggataaagtcggccatagcgcactccctacgcaagcgagcggaggggggaataaaggagaggagagagggttcgctcgacgagggaggcgtgcgggcgaccgtgtccccaaaagaagaaagaagggaggggggccggtacggggacgagggcgaggatcaagagcAGACCGGAGGCCGAGAAAGGAGAAGCGCACAGTGCACGAGGACGTTGAGTGCGGCACGATGTCGCGGGCATGCGAGGacagggtgctaatgggcccgaACCGACGTCGTTCGCGGGGCACGTGGTGACAACGACGCGTCGTGCGTAGCGTGGTCGAGCTAGGCAtagtgcttgggacttgacatccGCTCAAGcttttctaagcactccctactacccaaggctaacttttcctaggtgttcttctttccttcccttccttgtccacaatatgcgccaacctttgtatgaagtgagatcgcaacatacatgcttcctccaaaaccacctcctcttgtttactttgagagaacactatttcatcaacccgttgtggatttcccgttcaaacacccgaatatttgtatcaaaagtggtatggcggtgcaACTTGGTAAATGTACTTGGtaaacaacctcgataccagcgcgtgctgagcagcgtcaccatgtggcagctattccacaggggccctcggtttcatcgcggcaccataagctattaactaggcaactactaccaacttacacgcaatgaagatggtggggtcatagaccacagaatcagaggagtattgtaagggaagattcaaacaacaagggttcctttcgcaataagggacaaggacttcaaatccaacaatagatttgatttaaagagattcaagtgttctgctgggacatccacaattagtcgatacagtatcCTATGTTTTCCAATCACGGCTGGTCTGCTCGCATCCGAATGGtaatttctcttgtaacccacttaacttcgccctcgaaaaccctaagcacgtctaacaagacttaaggtagatggacgcaataacacagcgaaataaataaaatgcatattccgaacgtccttatgctggtacaacataTAGGCACTTACTCTCCCATTCTTGACACATTGTTCACCTTTCCTACGATCGGACTACCCCAACAACTATGGACGAAATACAACGAAAAGATTACAATACTGGTGGACAGCGATGAAATGCACTACTAACTATGGGTAtatcatcccaaggcaactaatctactttggaccacgcatcttcattcccgggctcggcggattcttctatcaccctggctatggatctgcctcctctcttggcaacggctgagtgagaggaatcaagggttctacttctgacacttccgagggtggaggtgctggcggtactgcaacactgattctccttctttctagcgggtggatagggatcccctctacgatcaagggatcctaccgttcagtagccagcgtcctccgcttggccctggtgacaaggtaggcctctcccaactgataGGCATGTCGATCTTTAGCTTCCTTCAaagcttccgacatggcagtctcttGACTCTCAACGACTGCCGcattggcatgcgcttcggcaagctgcacctggagcgtcctagagaagatctcggcttcctcggctcgccGAAGGCACTTTCTCAGCTCCGAGGCTTGTCGATCATACtgttcatctagagcaagcaggtacgtggtcaagtgcaccgtggtaggactatcttcttgcgcattccgcccttgcaaagcctccatgcgagccctccatgtccgtcgattcttttccaaaggtggaaagaacctcatgggggtacgggcaatgggctcttcatagatctggcaaaggtaccgcaaggctttgcggccacaacctggtaggtgttgaCGAAATGAAACCCGGTTGCgctcacattctaggcttcagtgatgtcggggaactcttcactcttcccaatgtagacgataacttcacaccgctcagtgccatgcttttcatactcacggccctcatactcgggatgatctttgactctgagcttttgcatggtggcatacaggatcttgggaaaaccctcagtgtttaGGTAATAACTACTGACCCAAGCTCCTACCAtcgctggcggtggttgcaaggaagtaCTGAGTGAAAAGCTGTCTtaaaaggaaaagctaggcgagctaAAGTGTACCGGGTGGTGGTACCAACAGCTAAGCCAgaccctgcttataaaggcagagcggtcagtggtcctggTGCAGTCCACCAAGGTTCCAGCACGAGATCACTATAAATGAATCGACTGATTTTTTGGCGCATTCGAGGCGAGCAATGTccaaggccattaatgactaatacggCTGCAAGACAAGGTTCCGACAAGAGCCAAGAAAAGAGTACGGGGAGACGCGGGTCACGGCAGGCGTGAACCACAGGCGACGCGAAGCACAAAGCCACAGTTTAGCATTAACTccagaacaggaacgagtcaggCGTGCaccatacgacacgcgtgacacctatggatggcgtatctgcaagcaatacgggcactacaatgcacaaacaagatatgcatgaatgtatgtcctatacatccttctactgttgccaaacatatagggcaaccgttcttagatttttggcacaccgatctctccctgtagctagtcgatactatcggactatgctcggggtcagtgtacctgtagagaacttgattaagcctacctaagtcagcagagtgccatctatcctggatacatgaccatagtaatagggctacttatataacttcgcatgcaacgtcctaactttttgaaaagaatttgttgtcaagttttagtttagaaataggttctgaagctttatttcctcatttatgccgaTGGTGCTACTGGTAGTGTAGGGCACATGAGCGGTGCAAGGAAGGCAGCAGATCTTCGGCCATAGTCCGCAGCGATCGCCCTGATGTTTGCCATGGTGAGGTGGACATGGAGGTGCTAAGGGATGATGGGATGTTGCACGGCTGGGAAGTTGAACCTGCACTGGCTAGGGAGCCGTATTAATGGCgaccaaccccaaccaccgaccaCCTCAGGAGCAACGTGCACGCAACTCAAGTCAtctcttagatgcatggatgcatgtgtaagtacaaatgttcCTACATGGTCGGTGAAttatttttatctgatggtaaggaggagaggcattaaatgtgtccacttgcccgacttgtttttatgtgatggtagcatggaggggaggcattaaatgtgtccacctgctttTGACCCACCCTGCGTAGGTGAAGATGTCCAATGCTTTCAAATTTACTGAGTGAATTTCTGGATAGCTTAGGGAGGCTCTCGCCATCTTGTTTTATATACTTTGCACGTTCAGTCTATTGCACTCCTCGTATAAATTCTCCGGGGACCACCATTTATTGCTTCATCTTTACCGTGCTTTTTTTGGCGGGTCTTTACCGTGCTTTTAGTGAACTATAAAACTTTATTCGTGGACAATTTTGAGTGTTAACACTTAAGTACTCTCTCCATCCTAAAATGAATATAATTCTCACTTTTCAATATGTCAaacaattttaaatttaatcaatgAGATAGATGGTGTGGTTTTAAAGACGTAGCCAGAGATAACGTGATGTGAACCTCAGGAATTACCTTCTACTTTGTCAGGACCATACAAAATCTTACAGACACGGTTTACACTTCCAAGGCGTTGAAAAAGTTAGTTTAAATTTGGTCACCtccattctttttaggttcatactTTGCTACTTGCAGCCGGGGAGGAGCTGTGCCACTAGTGCTCAGCTTCTCGCCATTAATGGTGTTGCTGTGGCGCCATGGCTGCACATGACGACGGGACGACGCTGCGGGTGGGCGGTGCGGTGTGTAGCGGGCAGGTGGATGCTCGGCATGCATGGCCAGTGGCTCATAGCGTGATGGTCGGCACGATGCGAGTACGAACCGCGTGCATGCTGCTGAGGCCTTTGCTTGTGCCTGCGTGTTAACTTTGCATGGTGCATACAAATGGACGACGGCTAGTTAGCGTGGTTAAAGGTAACAAGGTGCTGCTGGTGCGTGCGTGGTAAATGTGGTGGTTGTCTGTGTGCGTGCTTGCCTTGCTCTATTTGCTACGCATATACGGTTGTGCTGCTCGTGCTGCTGCCATGcatggagaagggagagggagggaaggtgGGAGGTGGGACCCGCTGTCGTGGCAGCGTGCGAGCTGCCGCAGTCGACGAGGGGCGTCCGGGCGCTGGTAAGCTACGGCGGCGATGGTGGTAGGGTCAGCGCACGCGCCGTTGTCGGGCATCGGGCAACGAAGGACCAAGTCATCAAAACCATTTTATTTCTTGCTCATGTGTCGGTAATTCGACCATCTTAACCATGCCAACGTTCCATTGAAGCACAACCAGCAGACACATTATATATGTCCCGTGGTTGACTGCTTTTATGTTGTGAGCAGGCTACTATTTACTTAGACGTGGAATTGAAACACCATCGAAAACATAATCTAAGAGCAACCACAATATTGCAGAAAAGTAGTCCATAGGCATTAGAATAGTCTACCAGCTAGCTGAAATATTGTAGACTTTGTATGTATCAGTATGTCTTTGGTTACATGACACACGACAGGTAAGTTAATGCACTTATAGAATGTCCCTAGGTACACGTGAATTTTTGAGAGTACTGCCACGGGGTGCCAGCGGGTGTGCTAGTCCTTGTCGCCATAGGCAAGTGTGCTTGCTCAGAATTATGCTAATGATGCTTAGGCTTCAAGCGTTCTGCGGCCAAGTTGCTTGTTAACACAGTAATAGAGTTTGATTAGGAGACACTCCTTCTCATTCAATATGGAATACATGTCATCACAAACGCGCACCACATGTATATATCTGAAGGTGGCAAATAGGGACGGGTACATATGCGAGCTTATACATAGCCAATGTACACACAAACTACTGCAGGGATGAACTACAATAAGGGCTTCTCAAGTGGGGATAGAAAAGCGACTCATCATTCAACGTGGAGGCCGAAAAAATCGACCGACTGGAGTATACGACTCACATAGAAGAGAGAAAAATTAACTCACGTTTCAGGATCGACTCCTCCCGAATAAACAAAGAATTCGGCCCACCTGTAAGAGCCAAAAGCCACAGGCTACATAAAAAAAAGTCATTATGGACCAATATGCATACTGTGTCAggcacagcctgttcggttggctggttcgtgaagaagtactactggctggtttgtgtgagagaaaaatactgttccggctgaaaatttacgatcgtttatgacaagccacggccaaacgaacaggctaatgTTTGTTTGTGTGTGTGCGGGGTGGGGGCCTTCAGAAGTCGGAGTGCATAATGGGAATGGACCAATATGCATACTGTGTCAGCCAATGTTTGTGTGtgtggggggtgggggtgggggtgggggtgggtggggggggggggggggttcagaAGTCGGAGTGCTGCTAAGTTTTAACAGTTGTAGCTGGTAGAGTATCCTTACGTGCTCGTGGCTTGGGCTGCCTCTCTTCCTGGACCCTGGGTGCCTAGGAGAGATGGCTTTAACACTACGTTTGCATGGTTTATCATACGTTTCGCAAAACTCTGTAATTTCGTTGCGTTCAGTAATGAAATTTGGTTTCGACCGTGGTGGAAAAAAATTAAGGGAATGGACCAGTGACTCAAATCATTCGTGCTTCTTtatttatttgtttgtttttctGTTTACCTTGCTGCACTAACCAATTTCCTTACCGTGTGAATGATGATTGGTTGAGTCAGGGCGATGAGTATGAGCCTGCTCCTGGCAAGGTGTCTCGGCATCCCCATTTTCACAATGGCATTTGCTGGACTCATGGAAACTTCGTGGCTCGTAAGAAGCGCTCTGGTTGCTTCTCATTCCTGCCTGCTCCACGGACTCTCTTCTTCTTCGAGCTTGCTTATAGAAATGGTTTCAATGGAGTCGTCACTTGCACCGCCTTAGGTATCATCTACTTGTTTCCAGCTTGATGCATTCTCTCTCTTGTTTTTCTTACAGCACACCTATTTCATATGTATTCATTGGAAGATCATTCTCGTTTGCTAGTGTCAAATGTAGAAAAAAAAGGGAAACGCCATAAGATCCTCATTAGAAGGCATGCACGCCATATCCTTACCGCTGAATACCCAAGATTCACCTTTGTGCATATTTTAGGACCCATGTTATCGTAGATCATGAATGATGCATTTGATGACTATGATTTGGAAAGTAACAGTGGCGCAAAGGCATACTCTAAATTTTTAGCCACTTCCATGTGGCCACCACCTCACACGTTGCTGCTGCCCACCTTTCCCTTCCTGCACTTGCGTAGTTTTATCGAGAACAAGAGGAAGTGATACAATTGGGGGCCGTCTTTATAGTTTGTATACGGTGTATTTGCAATTAGAATTGCTGAACAATTATGCTCTGTTTGCACCTTTTTATATAATAAACAAACCTGATTACTGCCTCCGTAGAAATTAATTTCTGTCTCCTGTTTTCAGATGAACTAGTTACTGAAGCCTACAGTGTCTTGGGTTTCCCTCTTTGGTGGTCTGCACGTCGGACTGGCACACGATTGTTCACTGGACTTATTTTTATGTAGAAAAATTATATGGCTCCTTTaggtaaaatatatatatatatatgtatatttttttttctacgaGCATCCTTTACGGAAAATATTGTGTTGCAATGTTTCAGGAAAAATCATGCATGTACCAAAACCTAAGTTAATTGTAGACGCAACAATTCAGTTTGAAATTCATCTTTGATGTTGAGATTCAAAAAACACATGTGTCACTGTCATCACAGGATGAACAGTGCCAGCCTGACTTGTCTGTTTATTTCCTGACACCTGATTTATTGCAACCATATTTAACTTTATATGCGGTACATACatgatttttgtgatgatttttttaaaacattgcaacataatGGTGCTCGGCTGCACTTCTGCAGCCGCAGCTGTGGTTGTGGCTGCTTGTTTTGCACAGTGCTTATTGAGTGATGCAGCACTGTAGAATAATAACTACCGA
The DNA window shown above is from Miscanthus floridulus cultivar M001 unplaced genomic scaffold, ASM1932011v1 fs_570_3_4, whole genome shotgun sequence and carries:
- the LOC136532296 gene encoding uncharacterized protein encodes the protein MAYDQQIQKQETEKSNIVNPKIKLTEGRLELLRKPDPFFSDYTIASGDEYEPAPGKVSRHPHFHNGICWTHGNFVARKKRSGCFSFLPAPRTLFFFELAYRNGFNGVVTCTALDELVTEAYSVLGFPLWWSARRTDMLLSACLRVDITMWGKSEMCYRRSHVLHPYPGEFAFGYHDPYHPYSAEC